The following proteins are co-located in the Haloterrigena sp. KLK7 genome:
- a CDS encoding polysaccharide deacetylase family protein has protein sequence MTDQNDDDFPRERAPLPDDAEFALCLTHDVDRPYKGFRSFYYAAQERPRYHLRTALSDDNPYWQFEEISSLEDELGVRSAFYFLNEQHLLADRPVRDWLSPANWVQHLGRYDVTDPEIVDVIRDLDAGGWEVGLHGSYHSADDPERLHEEKAVLEDVLGHPVSGGRQHYLNLTIPETWEYHRTIGLEYDASLGSSTRCGFQDGYRPARPFDDEFLVFPLTIMEQALPDPDAEFEAARQTCERLLREAAANDAVMTVLWHPRYFNEREFPGYRRLYRWLVEWALDHDAWVGPPRDLCAALQRDRSTDSGSSLHSASSVSGPGD, from the coding sequence ATGACCGACCAGAACGACGATGACTTCCCGCGCGAGCGCGCTCCGCTCCCCGACGACGCGGAGTTCGCGCTCTGTCTGACCCACGACGTCGATCGACCGTACAAGGGCTTCCGGTCGTTCTACTACGCCGCACAGGAGCGACCGCGATATCACCTCCGAACTGCCCTCTCGGACGACAACCCCTATTGGCAGTTCGAGGAGATCTCGTCGCTCGAGGACGAGCTGGGCGTCCGATCGGCGTTTTACTTTCTCAACGAACAGCACCTGCTGGCCGATCGACCGGTTCGGGACTGGCTCTCGCCGGCGAACTGGGTCCAGCATCTGGGCCGGTACGACGTCACCGATCCCGAAATCGTCGACGTCATCCGCGATCTCGACGCCGGCGGCTGGGAGGTCGGTCTGCACGGCTCCTATCACTCCGCGGACGATCCGGAGCGACTCCACGAGGAGAAAGCGGTCCTCGAGGACGTGCTCGGCCACCCCGTGAGCGGGGGTCGGCAACACTACCTGAACCTGACGATCCCCGAGACGTGGGAGTATCACCGAACGATCGGTCTCGAGTACGACGCGAGTCTCGGCTCGAGCACGCGCTGTGGCTTCCAGGACGGCTACCGGCCCGCGCGACCGTTCGACGACGAGTTCCTGGTCTTTCCGCTGACGATCATGGAGCAGGCGCTGCCCGATCCGGACGCCGAGTTCGAGGCCGCCCGACAGACGTGCGAGCGGCTCTTGCGCGAAGCCGCGGCCAACGACGCCGTGATGACCGTGCTCTGGCATCCGCGGTACTTCAACGAACGGGAGTTCCCGGGCTACCGGCGGCTCTATCGGTGGCTCGTCGAGTGGGCGCTCGATCACGACGCATGGGTCGGCCCGCCTCGAGACCTCTGTGCGGCGCTGCAACGCGATCGCTCGACGGACTCCGGATCGTCGCTGCACTCGGCGTCGAGCGTGTCGGGGCCCGGCGACTGA
- the wecB gene encoding non-hydrolyzing UDP-N-acetylglucosamine 2-epimerase: MNVLSVVGARPQFIKAAAVSQELRRDHDEYLVHTGQHYDHELSEIFFDELELPEPDAQLGVGSGSHAGQTAEMMTELERLVEERSPDVVLVYGDTNSTLAGALVAAKTSPLLAHVEAGLRSGDWSMPEEVNRKLTDHSSDLLFAPGRNATETLEGEGISEDVHAAGDVMYDTLLQIRDGLDDVEFDGLTVPEEYVLATVHRAKNTDDPDRLEGIIDAFARLSKPVIFPAHPRTVEALRENDLWERATEEIDVVDPVGYGQFIKLIEGADCVATDSGGVQKEAFYLDTPCVTLRETTEWIETVDAGWNVLVGAETDRIVEAVRNADDPASKPDLYGTGNAASRIVSHLERAVDRDG; the protein is encoded by the coding sequence ATGAACGTCCTCTCGGTCGTCGGCGCCCGACCCCAGTTCATCAAGGCGGCCGCCGTCTCGCAGGAACTGCGGCGCGACCACGACGAGTACCTCGTTCACACCGGCCAACACTACGACCACGAGCTCTCCGAGATCTTCTTCGACGAGCTCGAGCTCCCAGAGCCGGACGCCCAGCTCGGCGTCGGCTCCGGGTCCCACGCCGGCCAGACCGCCGAGATGATGACCGAGTTAGAACGGCTCGTCGAGGAGCGCTCGCCGGACGTCGTGCTCGTCTACGGCGATACCAACTCGACGCTCGCGGGCGCGCTCGTGGCCGCGAAGACGTCGCCGCTGCTGGCCCACGTCGAGGCGGGACTCCGGTCGGGCGACTGGTCGATGCCCGAAGAGGTCAACCGGAAACTCACCGATCACTCCTCGGACCTGCTGTTCGCGCCGGGACGGAACGCGACGGAGACCCTCGAGGGTGAGGGGATCTCGGAGGACGTCCACGCCGCGGGCGACGTGATGTACGACACGCTCCTGCAGATCCGCGACGGGCTCGACGACGTCGAGTTCGACGGCCTCACCGTTCCCGAGGAGTACGTCCTCGCGACGGTCCACCGCGCGAAGAACACTGACGATCCGGACCGGCTCGAGGGGATCATCGACGCGTTCGCGCGGCTCTCGAAGCCGGTCATCTTCCCGGCCCACCCCCGAACGGTCGAGGCGCTACGGGAGAACGACCTCTGGGAGCGGGCGACCGAGGAGATCGACGTCGTCGACCCCGTCGGGTACGGGCAGTTCATCAAACTCATCGAGGGCGCGGACTGCGTCGCGACGGACTCCGGGGGCGTCCAGAAAGAGGCGTTCTATCTGGACACCCCCTGCGTGACCCTTCGCGAAACGACCGAGTGGATCGAGACGGTCGACGCCGGCTGGAACGTGCTCGTCGGTGCCGAGACGGACCGAATCGTCGAGGCCGTTCGAAACGCCGACGACCCGGCGTCCAAACCCGATCTCTACGGAACCGGGAACGCGGCGTCTCGAATCGTCAGCCACCTCGAACGAGCGGTCGATCGCGACGGATGA
- a CDS encoding alkaline phosphatase family protein: MSSPSPTAERAFVLGFDGVPWRLIDQWSDEGELPNFARMREEGAAGTLESTQPATTPLAWPSIATGVWPDKHGVYGFQNLSSDYTHEMYTSHDIQQPTLWEQVTPAHVGNVPMTYPAQEIDGTMVTGMMTPSTDKEYTHPPDLGDEIESRIPEYEISLDYPDYADRLDEFEVAVDEMLETRRDLMHLQMDRASDDWRLFFFVFTAPDRFQHLIWDMDRLLAHYKKLDAILGEVMEYTDEHEADLYVVSDHGFGPIEELVYVNHILERDGYLFEQEDEGTRGALASLGISRERITDALRRVGISEEKIVSTLPRSIVDTVAEQIPGEHALYDVDYDRTVAFVHGPGCLYVNDTERFEKGVVDPSQIPELKAELTDLFESVTDDDGDRMLNVFDGDELFPTDDAAPDLIVKGRGVYESRNALTETATGDTGNYDASHRAEGIVLCRGPSIDAGATLRGARVVDIAPTLLHGIGEPVPKNADGRVLFDAFDEDANPASTKVERTGVSKADRDGDVDDDFDDVEDRLKGLGYME; this comes from the coding sequence ATGAGCAGCCCTTCCCCGACAGCCGAGCGCGCGTTCGTGCTCGGGTTCGACGGCGTGCCGTGGAGACTCATCGACCAATGGAGCGACGAGGGCGAGCTCCCGAACTTCGCCCGAATGCGCGAGGAGGGCGCCGCCGGAACCCTCGAGAGCACCCAGCCCGCGACGACACCGCTGGCGTGGCCGTCGATCGCGACCGGGGTCTGGCCGGACAAACACGGCGTCTACGGCTTCCAGAATCTCTCGTCGGACTACACCCACGAGATGTACACCAGCCACGACATCCAGCAGCCGACTCTCTGGGAGCAAGTCACGCCGGCCCACGTCGGCAACGTCCCGATGACGTATCCGGCCCAGGAGATCGACGGCACGATGGTCACCGGCATGATGACGCCCTCGACGGACAAGGAGTACACCCATCCGCCCGACCTCGGGGACGAGATCGAATCGCGGATCCCCGAGTATGAGATCAGCCTCGACTACCCCGACTACGCCGACCGACTCGACGAGTTCGAGGTGGCCGTCGACGAGATGCTCGAGACGCGACGCGATCTGATGCACCTCCAGATGGACCGCGCCAGCGACGACTGGCGGCTGTTCTTCTTCGTCTTCACCGCTCCCGACCGCTTCCAGCACCTCATCTGGGACATGGATCGGTTGCTGGCCCACTACAAGAAACTCGACGCGATCCTCGGCGAGGTGATGGAGTACACCGACGAACACGAGGCCGACCTCTACGTCGTCTCCGACCACGGGTTCGGACCGATCGAGGAACTGGTCTACGTTAACCACATCTTGGAGCGGGACGGGTACCTCTTCGAACAGGAGGACGAGGGCACCCGCGGCGCGCTCGCGAGCCTGGGGATCTCCCGGGAACGCATCACGGACGCCCTCAGGCGGGTCGGAATCTCCGAAGAGAAGATCGTCTCGACGCTCCCGCGGTCGATCGTCGACACGGTCGCCGAGCAGATTCCCGGCGAGCACGCCCTCTACGACGTCGATTACGACCGAACCGTCGCGTTCGTCCACGGCCCCGGCTGCCTGTACGTCAACGACACCGAGCGCTTCGAGAAGGGCGTCGTCGATCCGAGCCAGATCCCGGAGCTCAAGGCGGAGCTCACCGATCTCTTCGAGTCCGTCACCGACGACGACGGCGATCGGATGCTGAACGTGTTCGACGGCGACGAACTGTTCCCGACCGACGACGCGGCGCCCGATCTGATCGTCAAGGGCCGGGGCGTCTACGAGTCGCGCAACGCGCTCACCGAGACGGCGACCGGAGACACCGGCAATTACGACGCGAGCCACCGCGCGGAGGGAATCGTTCTCTGTCGCGGCCCCTCTATCGACGCCGGCGCGACGCTACGGGGCGCTCGCGTCGTCGACATCGCACCGACTCTGCTCCACGGAATCGGCGAACCCGTGCCGAAGAACGCCGACGGCCGCGTCCTCTTCGACGCCTTCGACGAGGACGCGAACCCCGCATCGACGAAGGTCGAACGGACCGGCGTCTCGAAAGCGGACCGCGACGGCGACGTCGACGATGACTTCGACGACGTCGAAGACCGGCTGAAGGGACTCGGGTACATGGAGTGA
- a CDS encoding polysaccharide deacetylase family protein, giving the protein MVGVVGSVVVSLDAELGWGFHDLPDPPADRVESGRRGWSVMLELLDEFDVPATWAVVGHLMLESCDGAHEGHPAPPGWFDRERGAWADREDLRFGPDLVDGVLEADVDHELASHTFSHVLFGDPKTDRELAAAELDRATEIAAEWGESIDSFIYPRNDVGHRDVLAEYDVSAYRGRSPTRDGVRGVFDSTVRDQSLVTDPRTDEYGLVNVPASLFLFGFEGPARTVAESIWTDPMLELARRGIDEAVRSDGVFHMWLHPNNLTGERDDQRMRSILSYLERRRSETDLTVETMGDVARRVRRSRDTGIDGTTDGVDGQATVRSN; this is encoded by the coding sequence GTGGTGGGTGTCGTGGGTAGCGTCGTCGTCTCCCTCGACGCCGAGCTCGGTTGGGGCTTCCACGATCTCCCGGACCCGCCGGCCGACCGCGTCGAGTCCGGCCGCCGCGGCTGGTCGGTAATGCTCGAGTTGCTCGACGAGTTCGACGTTCCGGCGACGTGGGCCGTCGTCGGCCACCTCATGCTCGAGTCCTGCGACGGCGCCCACGAGGGACATCCCGCGCCGCCGGGCTGGTTCGACCGCGAACGCGGCGCGTGGGCCGACCGCGAGGACCTCCGGTTCGGGCCCGACCTCGTCGACGGCGTCCTCGAGGCCGACGTCGACCACGAACTCGCCAGCCACACCTTCTCGCACGTCCTCTTCGGGGATCCGAAGACGGATCGGGAACTCGCCGCCGCGGAGCTCGATCGGGCCACCGAAATCGCCGCCGAGTGGGGCGAATCGATCGACTCGTTCATCTATCCGCGCAACGACGTCGGTCACCGGGACGTGCTGGCCGAGTACGACGTCTCGGCGTACCGCGGTCGGTCGCCGACCCGGGACGGCGTTCGCGGCGTCTTCGACTCGACGGTCCGCGACCAGTCGCTGGTGACCGACCCCCGGACCGACGAGTACGGGCTGGTCAACGTGCCGGCCTCGCTGTTCCTCTTCGGCTTCGAGGGCCCCGCCCGGACCGTCGCGGAGTCGATCTGGACCGACCCCATGCTCGAACTGGCCCGCCGGGGGATCGACGAGGCGGTCCGATCGGACGGCGTCTTCCACATGTGGCTCCACCCGAACAACCTCACGGGCGAGCGTGACGACCAACGGATGCGGTCGATCCTCTCGTACCTCGAGCGCCGCCGCTCGGAGACCGACCTCACCGTCGAAACGATGGGCGACGTCGCGCGCCGCGTCCGTCGATCGCGCGATACGGGAATCGACGGCACCACTGACGGCGTCGACGGCCAGGCCACGGTGCGGTCGAACTGA
- a CDS encoding Gfo/Idh/MocA family oxidoreductase: MPPTVLSRWTDSSAFELGVLGVGNIGMVHLKSALSLPDVEVVAAADAVPENRDRADRAGVARTYDDYTTLLEHEDLDAAVVALPPFLHADAVERAAEAGVDVFVEKPLARSTEEADQMLETAREAGIAVGVDHTLRYQPDMVGVKDDYDDGSVGHVPYASITRLNDHPLGKPPADEAPPEWPMDPDAAGGGSLIELGVHCFDVLEWLFGDLEVRDATMGRTLDIPAEDAATVMLRAPETETTITLHCGTYQWEQLPEVNTRLRLEGVTGTISNKDHIPDNFYAGAATSALSNVASRVTGDDPDVFGPTFYLRAHYDALADFCEAVRNDERPPVDGADGRRTLELAETAYELAAESDDADLETPEVMP, translated from the coding sequence ATGCCACCGACAGTTCTGAGTCGATGGACCGACTCGAGCGCGTTCGAACTCGGCGTGCTCGGCGTCGGCAACATCGGCATGGTACACCTGAAGTCGGCGCTTTCGCTGCCCGACGTGGAGGTCGTCGCGGCGGCCGACGCGGTCCCGGAAAACCGCGATCGGGCCGACCGCGCCGGCGTCGCGCGGACCTACGACGACTACACGACGCTCCTCGAACACGAGGACCTCGACGCGGCGGTCGTCGCACTCCCGCCGTTCCTCCACGCCGACGCGGTCGAACGCGCCGCCGAGGCGGGCGTCGACGTCTTCGTCGAGAAACCGCTGGCCCGCTCGACCGAGGAGGCCGACCAGATGCTCGAGACGGCTCGCGAGGCGGGGATCGCCGTCGGCGTCGATCACACGCTCCGTTATCAGCCCGATATGGTCGGCGTAAAGGACGATTACGACGACGGCAGCGTCGGCCACGTCCCCTACGCTTCGATCACGCGGCTCAACGACCACCCGCTCGGAAAGCCGCCGGCCGACGAGGCGCCCCCGGAGTGGCCGATGGACCCCGACGCCGCCGGCGGCGGCTCGCTGATCGAACTCGGCGTCCACTGTTTCGACGTCCTCGAGTGGCTGTTCGGCGACCTCGAGGTTCGGGACGCGACGATGGGCCGGACCCTCGACATCCCGGCCGAGGACGCCGCGACGGTCATGCTCCGGGCGCCGGAGACGGAGACGACGATCACGCTCCACTGTGGCACCTACCAGTGGGAGCAACTCCCCGAGGTCAACACCCGGCTGCGCCTCGAGGGCGTGACGGGGACGATCAGCAACAAGGATCACATCCCGGATAACTTCTACGCGGGCGCGGCCACGTCCGCGCTGTCGAACGTCGCGAGCCGCGTGACCGGCGACGACCCCGACGTCTTCGGCCCCACCTTCTACCTGCGGGCCCACTACGACGCGCTGGCGGACTTCTGCGAGGCCGTCCGCAACGACGAGCGCCCGCCGGTCGACGGCGCCGACGGTCGGCGGACCCTGGAACTCGCCGAGACCGCCTACGAACTGGCCGCCGAGAGCGACGACGCCGACCTCGAGACGCCGGAGGTGATGCCGTGA
- a CDS encoding NAD-dependent epimerase/dehydratase family protein: MTGGKIAAVTGATGFLGSHLCERLLADGWDVRGLSRPSSDRGDLEGTDIDWYVGDLFDGETLRDLVDGADVVFHLAGIGLWTAGPETVYRVNADGTENVLEACRDVDCGRLVFTSTSGTRRPDGDAEFADESDVARPLGAYQESKAAAERLVDDYAADGGEAVTVHPTSIFGPGDEEFTVQLLSMGLEPTMPAYLPGGLSIVGVSDVVDGLLLAAERGASGDHYILGGENLTYRQAVSRIAHATDGSPARIQVPATAIRAAGPVAEAASAVADVRMFPFDRQMARLATERLFYTSRKAQAELGYEYQPIEAHLPETMAWYREEA, from the coding sequence ATGACGGGGGGCAAAATCGCGGCCGTCACCGGCGCGACGGGCTTTCTCGGCTCGCACCTCTGCGAGCGGCTGCTCGCGGACGGCTGGGACGTCCGCGGCCTGAGCCGTCCCTCGTCGGACCGCGGCGACCTCGAGGGCACCGATATCGACTGGTACGTCGGCGACCTCTTCGACGGCGAGACGCTGCGCGACCTCGTCGACGGCGCCGACGTCGTCTTCCACCTCGCCGGCATCGGCCTCTGGACCGCCGGCCCCGAGACGGTCTACCGGGTCAACGCCGACGGCACCGAGAACGTCCTCGAGGCCTGCCGAGACGTCGACTGCGGGCGACTCGTCTTCACGAGCACGTCCGGCACGCGCCGGCCCGACGGCGACGCGGAGTTCGCCGACGAGAGCGACGTCGCCCGACCGCTCGGCGCCTACCAGGAGTCGAAGGCGGCGGCCGAGCGGCTGGTCGACGACTACGCGGCCGACGGCGGCGAGGCCGTCACGGTCCACCCGACGTCGATCTTCGGTCCCGGCGACGAGGAGTTCACCGTCCAGTTGCTCTCGATGGGCCTCGAGCCGACGATGCCGGCCTACCTCCCGGGCGGGCTGAGCATCGTCGGCGTCTCGGACGTCGTCGACGGCCTGCTGCTGGCCGCCGAGCGCGGCGCCAGCGGGGATCACTACATCCTCGGCGGCGAGAACCTCACCTACCGCCAGGCGGTCTCGCGGATCGCTCACGCCACCGACGGCTCTCCGGCGCGGATTCAGGTGCCCGCGACGGCGATCCGCGCCGCCGGCCCGGTCGCCGAGGCCGCCAGCGCCGTCGCCGACGTGCGGATGTTCCCCTTCGACCGGCAGATGGCCCGGCTGGCGACCGAGCGGCTCTTCTACACCTCGCGGAAGGCCCAGGCGGAACTGGGCTACGAGTACCAGCCGATCGAGGCGCACCTGCCGGAGACGATGGCGTGGTACCGGGAGGAAGCGTAG
- a CDS encoding glycosyltransferase gives MEVLTLTANADAPFMNQQMAVLEERGVSFTTLPVAGEVAADVDRNPIDYLRTIPGVIREASTGYDLIHAHYGLTAPIALAQLRTPVVLSLWGSDVHGPVKPISSVCAPLCDEVVVMSEEMRAELGRDCRVIPDGVDLDRFQPEPRERAREKVGWDDVGDAYQVLFPYPPERGVKNYPRAKRIVSAADDLLERPVELRTVYGVDHDAVPDYMNAADALLLTSDSEGSPNSVKEAMACDLPVVSLDVGDVRQRLAGVDPSRVATTDAELVEGLVDVLRREERSNGREAAREVSIERTAERMLDVYEDVAGETVPTRPAREAAKLE, from the coding sequence ATGGAGGTCCTCACCCTCACGGCGAACGCCGACGCACCGTTCATGAACCAGCAGATGGCCGTCCTCGAGGAGCGCGGCGTCTCCTTTACGACGCTGCCGGTGGCGGGGGAGGTCGCCGCCGACGTCGACCGAAATCCGATCGACTACCTCCGGACCATTCCGGGCGTGATCCGTGAGGCGAGTACCGGCTACGACCTGATCCACGCCCACTACGGGCTGACGGCGCCGATAGCCCTCGCCCAGCTGCGCACGCCGGTGGTGCTCTCGCTGTGGGGATCGGACGTCCACGGGCCCGTCAAACCGATCAGCAGCGTCTGCGCGCCGCTGTGCGACGAGGTCGTCGTCATGTCCGAGGAGATGCGCGCGGAGCTCGGCCGCGACTGCCGGGTCATCCCTGACGGCGTCGATCTGGACCGGTTCCAGCCGGAACCCCGAGAACGGGCCCGCGAGAAGGTCGGGTGGGACGACGTCGGCGACGCCTATCAGGTGCTGTTCCCCTATCCGCCCGAACGGGGGGTCAAGAACTACCCGCGGGCGAAGCGGATCGTCAGCGCGGCCGACGACCTGCTCGAGCGGCCGGTCGAGCTCCGGACCGTCTACGGCGTCGACCACGACGCGGTCCCCGACTACATGAACGCGGCCGACGCCCTCCTGCTGACCTCCGACAGCGAGGGGTCGCCGAACTCGGTCAAGGAGGCGATGGCCTGCGACCTGCCCGTCGTCTCCCTCGACGTCGGCGACGTCCGGCAACGGCTGGCCGGCGTCGATCCGTCCCGCGTCGCCACCACCGACGCCGAACTGGTCGAGGGACTGGTGGACGTCCTGCGACGCGAGGAGCGCTCGAACGGCCGCGAGGCCGCCCGCGAGGTGAGCATCGAGCGGACCGCCGAACGGATGCTCGACGTCTACGAGGACGTCGCCGGCGAGACGGTGCCGACGCGGCCCGCTCGGGAGGCGGCGAAACTCGAGTGA
- a CDS encoding DUF354 domain-containing protein: MRILVFANTPAHVHLYRHAVDRLEDAGHDVLVLTREYACTTDLLDFFGMPYRVYGKHETDGYSTARFARELGGQFYTIGREARRFDPDVVFGRGPYAAYAGTLTRSPVVLVLDDEPGDFNHTVSRPFADCILSPAVTRRDLGADHYTFQGFKECAYLHPDVFEPDENVREFLGVDPDEPYVLVRFNALDALHDTDLEGFRPEQRRDLIERLSEHATVFVSDEGDEMDLSELPARPYDLHPAMIHDAMAEADLLVADTGTMVNEAALLGTPAFRYRGTDDHEYGEFRELERAGLAEQFDDYAAVRDRSLEILTDDGVGERWQRRRREYVSDLVNLSDLLVEVAQSRGAVDRLSSPTRGALQPKRREQPRL, encoded by the coding sequence ATGCGGATCCTCGTCTTCGCGAATACGCCCGCCCACGTCCATCTGTATCGTCACGCCGTCGACCGCCTCGAGGACGCGGGACACGACGTGCTCGTGTTGACCCGGGAGTACGCCTGTACGACGGACTTACTCGATTTCTTCGGCATGCCGTATCGGGTGTACGGCAAGCACGAGACCGACGGCTACTCGACGGCCCGGTTCGCCCGCGAACTCGGCGGCCAGTTCTACACGATCGGCCGCGAGGCGCGTCGGTTCGATCCCGACGTCGTCTTCGGTCGCGGCCCCTACGCCGCCTACGCGGGGACGCTGACCAGGTCGCCGGTCGTCCTCGTCCTCGACGACGAACCGGGCGATTTCAACCACACCGTCTCTCGCCCCTTCGCCGACTGTATCCTCTCCCCGGCGGTCACGCGGCGCGATCTCGGCGCCGACCACTACACCTTCCAGGGATTCAAAGAGTGTGCGTACCTCCACCCCGACGTGTTCGAGCCCGACGAGAACGTCCGCGAGTTCCTCGGCGTCGACCCGGACGAGCCGTACGTCCTCGTCCGGTTCAACGCCCTCGACGCCCTCCACGACACCGACCTCGAGGGGTTCCGACCCGAGCAGCGCCGAGACCTGATCGAGCGTCTGAGCGAGCACGCGACCGTCTTCGTCTCCGACGAGGGCGACGAGATGGACCTCAGCGAGCTCCCCGCGCGGCCGTACGACCTCCACCCAGCGATGATCCACGACGCGATGGCCGAGGCCGACCTGCTGGTCGCGGACACGGGGACGATGGTCAACGAGGCCGCGCTCCTGGGAACCCCCGCGTTCCGCTACCGGGGCACCGACGACCACGAGTACGGCGAGTTCCGGGAACTCGAGCGCGCCGGCCTCGCCGAGCAGTTCGACGACTACGCCGCGGTTCGCGACCGCTCGCTCGAGATCCTCACGGACGACGGCGTCGGCGAGCGCTGGCAGCGGCGCCGTCGGGAGTACGTCTCCGACCTGGTGAACCTGTCCGATCTGCTCGTCGAGGTCGCCCAGTCCCGCGGCGCCGTCGACCGGCTCAGCTCGCCGACTCGCGGCGCGTTACAGCCGAAACGACGCGAGCAGCCGCGGCTCTGA
- a CDS encoding universal stress protein translates to MYQNILLATDGSESARQATDHAIELADQLGAKLHLLSVSEDGPQATDKQDEMRTDHEAEASQAVEEAERSASSRGVDTSTVVRHGVPQEQIVDVAETNAIDLIVMGTHGREGLDHLVTGSVAEEVVRNATVPVVTVRAQ, encoded by the coding sequence ATGTATCAGAACATCCTGCTCGCGACCGACGGGAGCGAGAGCGCTCGACAGGCGACCGACCACGCGATCGAGCTCGCCGACCAGCTCGGAGCGAAGCTCCACCTCCTCTCGGTGTCCGAGGACGGACCCCAGGCCACGGACAAACAGGACGAGATGCGAACGGACCACGAAGCGGAGGCCAGCCAGGCCGTCGAGGAGGCCGAACGGAGCGCCTCCTCGCGCGGGGTCGATACCTCCACGGTCGTCCGCCACGGCGTCCCCCAGGAGCAGATCGTCGACGTCGCCGAGACGAACGCGATCGATCTGATCGTCATGGGGACCCACGGCCGCGAGGGCCTCGATCACCTGGTCACCGGCAGCGTCGCCGAGGAGGTCGTTCGGAACGCCACGGTTCCGGTCGTCACCGTCCGAGCGCAGTAG